From a region of the Paenibacillus lutimineralis genome:
- a CDS encoding ABC transporter permease has translation MFLAIREMKHAKTRYLLISLIMVLIAFLVLFVTGLAQGLSYANASSIQNMKANYLILQQDADHRLNRSMITEDTWKQIQQASSDQQGVELNPLSVKMTSIAKVDETKKIDATFFGIDPEGALAPVITEGRLMAAEADNEAVADKTFADKGLKLGDMIEDQASGQQYELVGFTEGQSYSHTPVILMSFKGLEATEAGRPATVESTAYNAVAMSGSKTIADQITSKVQGIEIVNKDTALKGIPGYQEEQGSLLMMIAFLFIIAAFVLAVFFYVITIQKMNQFGVLKAIGAKNSYLARSLVLQVLTLSLVCLAISILLTYGVARVLPDSMPFQLNTSVVAGCAVLFIVVSLLGSLLSLYRVVKVDAIEAIGRAM, from the coding sequence ATGTTTCTAGCAATCCGAGAGATGAAGCATGCCAAGACGCGCTACTTGCTCATTTCACTCATTATGGTTCTCATTGCTTTTCTCGTTCTGTTTGTAACTGGGCTGGCGCAGGGGTTATCTTACGCTAATGCGTCATCCATTCAAAATATGAAAGCAAACTATTTAATTCTGCAGCAGGATGCGGATCACCGCTTGAACCGTTCGATGATCACAGAAGACACCTGGAAGCAGATCCAGCAGGCATCCAGCGATCAGCAGGGAGTCGAATTAAATCCGCTAAGCGTCAAAATGACCTCAATCGCCAAAGTGGACGAGACCAAGAAAATAGACGCAACCTTCTTCGGTATTGATCCGGAAGGCGCGCTGGCCCCGGTTATCACGGAAGGGCGGTTGATGGCTGCCGAAGCGGACAATGAAGCGGTCGCTGACAAGACTTTTGCCGATAAGGGACTTAAGCTTGGAGACATGATCGAGGATCAGGCTTCGGGGCAGCAATATGAGCTCGTGGGCTTCACGGAGGGTCAATCCTACAGTCATACTCCTGTCATTCTGATGAGCTTCAAAGGACTGGAAGCAACCGAGGCCGGTAGGCCAGCCACTGTGGAGAGCACGGCATATAATGCAGTCGCCATGAGTGGCAGCAAGACGATCGCGGATCAGATCACGAGTAAGGTGCAAGGCATTGAAATCGTGAATAAAGATACGGCGCTGAAGGGAATCCCGGGTTACCAGGAGGAACAGGGATCTCTGCTTATGATGATTGCGTTCCTGTTCATAATCGCTGCCTTCGTGCTGGCTGTCTTCTTCTATGTCATTACGATTCAAAAAATGAACCAGTTTGGTGTTCTCAAAGCAATTGGCGCCAAGAATAGTTATCTCGCTCGCAGTCTGGTGCTGCAGGTACTGACTTTATCGCTGGTATGTCTCGCTATCAGTATTTTGCTGACCTATGGCGTCGCTAGGGTACTTCCAGACAGCATGCCGTTCCAATTGAACACGTCGGTTGTTGCCGGATGTGCGGTATTGTTCATCGTCGTGTCCTTGCTGGGCTCGCTGTTGTCCCTGTACCGTGTTGTCAAGGTAGATGCGATTGAAGCGATTGGGAGGGCGATGTAA